The Ahaetulla prasina isolate Xishuangbanna chromosome 4, ASM2864084v1, whole genome shotgun sequence genome has a window encoding:
- the LOC131197748 gene encoding E3 SUMO-protein ligase KIAA1586-like, with amino-acid sequence MFSSIIAHNLKVCLIIDEASTVSCKPVLSIFLKVEDSEDPPTIFVELVELKKQNAETICSAVFEPLHKVGFTREYLQKNLIAFCSDGASVMLGRKSGVSTRIAKEFPNIIIWHCLNYRLQLVLDDAIKKIKQVNHFQIFIDKICSIFQQSNKSWIELDEIAEEFDINIIRIGRVFGPRWAAYSLRATIAVWRAYPVLHQYFHANAKYSGMAARLKNKHFLNDLALIDILGKISLLSTALQARNTDIIKADKLVRRAIKAFELLTKGKGPYERKVEELITSESFKNIKFIENDRFVGLQRDRLLQSIIKNLHKRLIDCEHLKTGNQLQDTTNKLQFLQFLVPDYWDVEEIVVPWAAGEEQLCTFSDIFNYQIDINNYRDFVENVLKDSEVCNS; translated from the coding sequence ATGTTTTCCAGCATCATTGCACATAATCTGAAAGTATGTCTGATCATTGATGAAGCCTCAACAGTATCCTGCAAGCCAGTTTTGAGCATTTTCCTGAAAGTTGAGGACTCAGAGGACCCACCAACAATTTTTGTCGAGCTGGTTGAATTGAAGAAACAAAATGCAGAGACAATATGTTCTGCAGTTTTTGAACCTTTACATAAGGTTGGATTTACCCGGGAATATCTACAAAAAAATCTAATAGCGTTCTGCTCTGATGGTGCTAGTGTTAtgcttgggagaaaatctggagtgAGCACCAGAATAGCCAAAGAGTTTCCAAACATCATCATATGGCACTGCTTGAACTATCGCCTCCAACTTGTTTTAGATGATGccataaagaaaataaagcaagTTAATCATTTTCAAATTTTCATTGATAAGATATGCTCCATTTTCCAGCAATCGAATAAAAGCTGGATAGAACTCGATGAAATAGCAGAAGAATTTGATATTAACATCATAAGGATTGGTCGGGTTTTTGGGCCAAGATGGGCTGCCTATAGTTTAAGAGCAACCATAGCTGTGTGGCGCGCCTATCCTGTGCTACATCAATATTTTCATGCGAATGCTAAATACTCGGGTATGGCTGCCCGtctgaaaaataaacatttcttaaatgatTTGGCGTTGATAGACATTTTGGGAAAAATTTCACTTCTGTCAACTGCACTGCAAGCGCGCAATACGGACATAATAAAAGCTGATAAACTGGTGAGAAGAGCAATTAAGGCATTTGAACTGCTAACAAAGGGAAAGGGTCCATACGAAAGGAAAGTTGAAGAACTAATTACCTCAGAAAGCTTCAAGAATATAAAGTTCATAGAAAATGATCGATTTGTTGGTCTTCAACGAGACAGACTTTTACAAAGTATCATCAAAAATTTGCATAAACGACTGATAGACTGTGAGCATTTAAAAACTGGGAACCAACTGCAAGACACCACAAATAAACTACAGTTTCTTCAGTTTTTGGTGCCAGATTACTGGGATGTTGAGGAAATAGTCGTTCCATGGGCAGCAGGTGAAGAACAACTGTGCACATTTAGTGACATTTTCAACTACCAAATTGACATCAATAACTACAGAGATTTTGTGGAGAATGTCTTGAAAGATTCAGAGGTATGCAATTCCTGA